The proteins below are encoded in one region of Microbacterium pygmaeum:
- a CDS encoding nitroreductase family protein, with amino-acid sequence MTAALEAVRTRRSWSKVTDAAPSNAELVDLISAAGRVADHSSLRPWRLIELRGKDRDVLGRAMNKAEGHDGVSSKPMRAPLLIAVVASYRKSSKIPRWEQEAVASGVAHVLSLLLDEAGWGVLWRTGSYTRSKAIAKAHGLGKDEELLGWLYVGGKPANARVGRRKPVDGGKYLSRMPSKK; translated from the coding sequence GTGACGGCCGCCCTCGAGGCGGTGCGCACCCGCCGGTCGTGGTCGAAGGTGACGGATGCCGCACCCAGCAACGCCGAGCTGGTCGACCTGATCTCGGCTGCCGGACGCGTCGCCGACCACTCCTCCCTGCGGCCGTGGCGCCTGATCGAGTTGCGCGGCAAGGACCGCGACGTGCTCGGTCGCGCCATGAACAAGGCCGAAGGACACGACGGCGTCTCCTCGAAGCCGATGCGCGCACCGCTGCTGATCGCCGTGGTCGCCAGTTACCGCAAGAGCTCGAAGATCCCGCGGTGGGAGCAGGAGGCGGTCGCATCCGGCGTCGCGCATGTCCTCAGCCTTCTGCTGGACGAGGCCGGATGGGGCGTTCTCTGGCGCACCGGCTCCTACACCCGCAGCAAGGCGATCGCGAAAGCGCACGGACTCGGCAAGGACGAGGAGCTCCTCGGCTGGCTGTACGTCGGCGGGAAGCCCGCGAACGCACGGGTCGGTCGGCGCAAACCCGTCGACGGCGGTAAGTACCTCTCGCGGATGCCGTCCAAGAAGTAG
- a CDS encoding DUF3263 domain-containing protein, translating into MPLNDRDRAILDFEGEWRRHAGAKEEAIRAQLGISPARYYQLLGRLIDTTEAQERDPMLVKRLRRIRDVRQQARIARVAGSPG; encoded by the coding sequence GTGCCCCTGAACGACCGTGATCGCGCCATCCTCGACTTCGAGGGCGAGTGGCGACGGCACGCGGGCGCGAAGGAGGAAGCGATCCGTGCGCAGCTCGGCATCTCCCCGGCGCGGTACTACCAGCTGCTGGGTCGTCTGATCGATACGACAGAGGCGCAGGAGCGCGACCCGATGCTGGTCAAGCGTCTCCGCCGCATCCGCGACGTCCGTCAGCAGGCGCGCATCGCGCGCGTCGCCGGTTCGCCCGGCTGA
- the groL gene encoding chaperonin GroEL (60 kDa chaperone family; promotes refolding of misfolded polypeptides especially under stressful conditions; forms two stacked rings of heptamers to form a barrel-shaped 14mer; ends can be capped by GroES; misfolded proteins enter the barrel where they are refolded when GroES binds) yields MAKIIAFDEEARRGLERGLNILADAVKVTLGPRGRNVVLEKKWGAPTITNDGVSIAKEIELDDPFEKIGAELVKEVAKKTDDVAGDGTTTATVLAQALVKEGLRNVAAGADPISLKKGIEKAVKAISDELLASAKPVESKEQIAATASISAADPEIGALIAEAIDKVGKEGVVTVEESQTFGTELELTEGMRFDKGYINPYFVTDPERQEAVFEDAYVLIANQKISNIKDLLPIVDKVIQDGKELVIIAEDVEGEALATLVLNKIRGIFKSVAVKAPGFGDRRKAQLQDIAILTGGQVITEEVGLKLENATLDLLGRARKVIVTKDETTIVEGAGEPELIEGRVTQIRREIDNTDSDYDREKLQERLAKLAGGVAVIKAGAATEVELKERKHRIEDAVRNAKAAVEEGIVPGGGVALIQAGKVAYATESITGLVGDEATGANIVRVAIEAPLKQIALNAGLEPGVVANKVAELEPGFGLNAATGEYGDLFAQGIIDPAKVTRSALQNAASIAALFLTTEAVVADKPEKAAAPAGDPTGGMDF; encoded by the coding sequence ATGGCTAAGATCATCGCTTTCGACGAAGAGGCCCGTCGCGGTCTCGAGCGCGGCCTGAACATCCTGGCTGACGCCGTCAAGGTGACCCTGGGCCCCCGCGGTCGCAACGTCGTGCTCGAGAAGAAGTGGGGCGCCCCCACGATCACGAACGACGGAGTTTCCATCGCCAAGGAGATCGAACTCGACGACCCGTTCGAGAAGATCGGCGCGGAGCTCGTCAAGGAGGTCGCCAAGAAGACCGACGACGTCGCCGGTGACGGTACGACGACGGCCACGGTCCTGGCTCAGGCACTCGTCAAGGAAGGCCTGCGCAACGTCGCGGCCGGCGCAGACCCCATCTCGCTCAAGAAGGGCATCGAGAAGGCCGTCAAGGCCATCTCCGACGAGCTGCTGGCCTCGGCCAAGCCCGTCGAGTCCAAGGAGCAGATCGCCGCGACCGCGTCGATCTCGGCCGCTGACCCCGAGATCGGGGCGCTCATCGCCGAGGCGATCGACAAGGTCGGCAAGGAGGGTGTCGTCACCGTCGAGGAGTCGCAGACCTTCGGCACCGAGCTCGAGCTCACCGAGGGCATGCGCTTCGACAAGGGGTACATCAACCCCTACTTCGTGACCGACCCCGAGCGCCAGGAAGCCGTCTTCGAGGACGCCTACGTCCTGATCGCGAACCAGAAGATCTCGAACATCAAGGATCTTCTGCCGATCGTCGACAAGGTGATCCAGGACGGCAAGGAGCTCGTCATCATCGCCGAGGACGTCGAGGGCGAAGCCCTTGCGACCCTGGTGCTGAACAAGATCCGCGGCATCTTCAAGTCGGTCGCCGTCAAGGCTCCCGGCTTCGGCGACCGCCGCAAGGCGCAGCTGCAGGACATCGCGATCCTGACGGGCGGACAGGTCATCACCGAAGAGGTGGGCCTCAAGCTCGAGAACGCCACGCTCGACCTGCTCGGCCGTGCCCGCAAGGTCATCGTCACCAAGGACGAGACCACGATCGTCGAGGGCGCCGGTGAGCCGGAGCTGATCGAGGGTCGCGTCACGCAGATCCGTCGCGAGATCGACAACACCGACAGCGACTACGACCGCGAGAAGCTCCAGGAGCGTCTGGCGAAGCTCGCCGGTGGCGTCGCCGTCATCAAGGCCGGCGCAGCGACCGAGGTCGAGCTCAAGGAGCGCAAGCACCGCATCGAGGACGCCGTTCGCAACGCGAAGGCGGCCGTCGAGGAGGGCATCGTCCCCGGTGGTGGCGTCGCGCTCATCCAGGCCGGCAAGGTCGCGTACGCGACGGAGTCGATCACGGGTCTCGTCGGTGACGAGGCGACCGGTGCGAACATCGTCCGCGTCGCGATCGAGGCACCGCTCAAGCAGATCGCCCTCAACGCGGGCCTGGAGCCCGGCGTCGTCGCGAACAAGGTCGCCGAGCTCGAGCCCGGCTTCGGCCTGAACGCCGCGACCGGCGAGTACGGTGACCTGTTCGCACAGGGCATCATCGACCCGGCCAAGGTGACGCGCTCCGCGCTGCAGAACGCCGCGTCGATCGCCGCGCTGTTCCTCACGACCGAGGCAGTCGTCGCCGACAAGCCCGAGAAGGCGGCGGCTCCGGCCGGCGACCCGACGGGTGGCATGGACTTCTAA
- a CDS encoding WXG100 family type VII secretion target — MAVYSVDSDAVLSATTAVRGTIDRLQAETQAMLAQLTQLQTTWTGSASVAFSSVVDRWRATQRTVEDSLGEINLALAAAGRQYAEAEQATMGLFR, encoded by the coding sequence ATGGCCGTCTATTCCGTCGACAGCGACGCCGTCCTGTCCGCCACCACCGCCGTCCGAGGCACGATCGACCGGCTGCAGGCCGAGACGCAGGCGATGCTCGCCCAGCTCACCCAGCTGCAGACGACGTGGACCGGGAGCGCGTCCGTGGCCTTCTCGAGCGTCGTGGACCGCTGGCGAGCGACGCAGCGCACCGTCGAAGACAGCCTCGGCGAGATCAACCTCGCGCTGGCCGCGGCTGGCCGGCAGTACGCCGAGGCGGAGCAGGCGACGATGGGCCTGTTCCGGTAG
- a CDS encoding LytR C-terminal domain-containing protein produces the protein MPRTTFPRDRFDDLPADAGRVGAHRAENPRMRAWVVLLWAALATIVLIAIGIFGTLIVTERVVLFPTPEPTAAPLPIVTPVVDTTYDILVLNATPEEGLATRMKDTVVGAGWSADKVNAGEAGTTDFAETTIFYALPEDEAAAAGLAEAIGGANIEQSDAYPAASADGKQLTIVIGLDRTANPPTPTPAP, from the coding sequence GTGCCGAGAACGACCTTCCCGCGGGACCGCTTCGACGACCTCCCCGCGGATGCGGGCCGTGTCGGGGCGCACCGCGCCGAGAATCCTCGCATGCGCGCCTGGGTGGTGCTGCTGTGGGCGGCGCTCGCGACCATTGTGCTGATCGCCATCGGCATCTTCGGCACGCTGATCGTCACGGAACGCGTCGTGCTGTTCCCGACGCCCGAGCCCACTGCGGCACCGCTGCCGATCGTCACGCCCGTGGTCGACACCACCTACGACATCCTGGTCCTGAACGCGACGCCCGAGGAAGGGCTCGCCACCCGCATGAAGGACACCGTCGTCGGAGCCGGCTGGTCGGCCGACAAGGTCAACGCCGGCGAGGCCGGGACGACCGACTTCGCCGAGACGACGATCTTCTACGCGCTCCCGGAGGACGAGGCCGCCGCCGCCGGACTCGCCGAGGCCATCGGCGGCGCGAACATCGAGCAGAGCGATGCGTACCCGGCCGCCAGCGCCGACGGCAAGCAGCTGACGATCGTCATCGGTCTGGACCGCACGGCGAACCCGCCGACACCCACTCCCGCGCCCTGA
- a CDS encoding DUF2332 domain-containing protein has protein sequence MDAAHDVAARFARFARDEAPGRSALYAQWAAGVAADGDLCALLATIPATHRQPPLVFAVTRMLGAPEEDYPEWAMWVRTHASAVVAECSRRSLQTNEPLRCAALLPAFADIAGPLALLEIGASAGLCLYPDRYSYRYAPGPDLDPAEAVSPVVLHSAYRGDGPALRLPEVVWRAGIDLAPLDAADPADRGFLTSLVWPGEQARFERIEAALDLVAADPPVLVAGDATAPGVLEGVAALAPAGATLVVTLPGVLPHIPRAGRERIVETLDELGVRWVSIEPPGAMQSEAGRDRWNGFVLRRNGRVLAAVDPLGAFVEWHADREGIRG, from the coding sequence ATGGATGCCGCGCACGACGTCGCCGCACGGTTCGCCCGGTTCGCACGCGACGAGGCGCCCGGACGATCAGCGCTCTATGCGCAGTGGGCGGCGGGTGTCGCCGCTGACGGCGACCTGTGCGCACTGCTGGCGACGATCCCTGCGACGCATCGTCAGCCGCCGCTCGTCTTCGCAGTGACGCGCATGCTCGGCGCGCCGGAGGAGGACTATCCCGAGTGGGCGATGTGGGTGCGCACGCACGCGTCGGCTGTCGTCGCGGAATGCTCGCGCCGGAGCCTCCAGACGAACGAGCCGCTGCGCTGCGCGGCGCTGCTGCCGGCGTTCGCCGACATCGCGGGACCGCTGGCGCTTCTGGAGATCGGCGCGAGCGCCGGGCTGTGCCTGTATCCGGATCGGTACTCGTACCGCTACGCGCCCGGGCCCGACCTCGACCCTGCGGAGGCGGTATCGCCCGTCGTACTGCACTCCGCGTATCGCGGCGACGGACCGGCGCTGCGGCTGCCGGAGGTGGTGTGGCGCGCGGGGATCGATCTCGCGCCGTTGGATGCCGCGGACCCGGCCGACCGCGGCTTCCTGACGAGCCTGGTGTGGCCGGGGGAGCAGGCCAGATTCGAGCGCATCGAGGCGGCTCTCGACCTCGTCGCGGCGGATCCGCCCGTGCTGGTGGCCGGCGACGCGACAGCACCGGGCGTGCTCGAGGGAGTTGCGGCGCTGGCACCGGCAGGGGCGACGCTGGTTGTGACGCTGCCGGGAGTCCTGCCGCACATCCCGCGCGCTGGTCGGGAGCGCATCGTCGAGACGCTCGACGAACTTGGCGTTCGGTGGGTGTCGATCGAGCCGCCGGGCGCGATGCAATCCGAGGCCGGACGCGACCGCTGGAACGGGTTCGTGCTGCGTCGCAACGGCCGGGTGCTGGCAGCAGTGGACCCACTCGGCGCGTTCGTGGAGTGGCACGCGGACCGGGAGGGGATTCGGGGTTAG
- the msrB gene encoding peptide-methionine (R)-S-oxide reductase MsrB yields MAYSVEKSDEQWRAELAPEQYQVLRQAGTERAWTGELLDESRAGLYTCAACGAELFQSGTKFDSHCGWPSFYESVRPEAVELLEDTSHGMSRTEVRCANCGSHLGHVFPDGFGTPTGDRYCMNSLSLQFTPEADA; encoded by the coding sequence ATGGCCTACAGCGTCGAGAAGTCCGATGAGCAGTGGCGGGCCGAACTCGCCCCCGAGCAGTACCAGGTGCTGCGCCAGGCCGGCACCGAGCGCGCCTGGACGGGCGAGCTGCTCGATGAGAGTCGCGCTGGCCTGTACACCTGCGCCGCGTGCGGTGCGGAGCTGTTCCAGAGCGGCACCAAGTTCGACTCGCACTGCGGATGGCCGAGCTTCTACGAGTCGGTGCGCCCCGAGGCGGTGGAACTCCTGGAGGACACGTCGCACGGGATGTCGCGCACCGAAGTGCGCTGCGCCAACTGCGGATCCCACCTCGGCCACGTCTTCCCTGACGGCTTCGGCACCCCCACCGGCGACCGGTACTGCATGAACTCGCTCTCGCTGCAGTTCACTCCGGAAGCCGACGCGTGA
- a CDS encoding LLM class flavin-dependent oxidoreductase — protein sequence MATTRTLSSGGYGFTSRTELLVRHRRDRGCRRDLRSSRTGHDRRRGGPLYIGGIGARGNNFYDDIVSRYGFEAEAAEIQDLCLAGRRADAASAVPDELVHGVTLLGDPDRLRRRIADFERAGVTELLLAPVADTAERRLDDVVELLRLATPVG from the coding sequence GTGGCGACGACACGAACGTTGTCATCAGGGGGTTACGGGTTCACGTCCCGTACAGAACTCCTCGTCCGACATCGGCGAGATCGCGGATGCCGTCGAGACCTACGAAGCAGCCGGACTGGACACGATCGCCGTCGCGGAGGCCCGCTCTACATCGGCGGAATCGGAGCCAGGGGCAACAACTTCTACGACGACATCGTCTCCAGATACGGCTTCGAGGCCGAGGCGGCCGAGATCCAGGATCTGTGCCTCGCCGGACGCCGGGCCGATGCGGCGTCCGCGGTTCCTGACGAGCTCGTCCACGGCGTCACCCTCCTGGGCGACCCGGACCGGTTGCGTCGGAGGATCGCCGACTTCGAGCGCGCCGGGGTGACCGAGCTGCTGCTCGCGCCCGTTGCCGACACAGCCGAGCGGCGGCTCGACGACGTCGTCGAGCTCCTCCGGTTGGCAACGCCGGTCGGCTGA
- a CDS encoding DMT family transporter, giving the protein MTRPRLPAWLAVGGAVLIGVLTATQSRVNGQLGVRLEDGLVAAAVSFGSGFGILIVLSAALPAGRRGFARLVEGVRSHSIPWWMLAGGAAGAFTVATQGIAVGIIGVSLFTVGFVAGQVVCSLVLDRAGYGPGGAVAVTMPRVVGGGLALVAVGISLSGGALGLVPLWMLILPVFAGAGVAWQQATNGRLRARVGTPLTATFVNFAGGSVILVIAALIHVAIVGAPDAFPTEPWVYLGGAIGVVYIFLSAALVAHTGVLLLALGTVVGQLVTALVLDLAWPTPATPALGLQVTMVAVALLSVIVASVRWRRPGRTDRPR; this is encoded by the coding sequence GTGACCCGCCCCCGACTGCCCGCGTGGCTGGCCGTGGGCGGCGCGGTCCTGATCGGCGTCCTGACCGCGACGCAATCCCGGGTGAACGGACAGCTCGGCGTCCGGCTCGAAGACGGTCTGGTGGCCGCCGCGGTGTCGTTCGGATCCGGCTTCGGAATCCTCATCGTGCTCTCGGCCGCGCTGCCGGCAGGTCGACGGGGCTTCGCTCGACTCGTCGAGGGCGTGCGTTCCCACTCGATTCCGTGGTGGATGCTGGCGGGCGGCGCCGCCGGCGCCTTCACCGTCGCCACCCAGGGGATCGCCGTCGGCATCATCGGCGTCTCCCTGTTCACGGTGGGGTTCGTCGCCGGTCAGGTGGTGTGCAGCCTGGTGCTGGACCGCGCCGGATACGGCCCGGGCGGCGCAGTCGCCGTCACGATGCCGCGCGTCGTCGGCGGCGGACTCGCACTGGTGGCCGTCGGCATCTCGCTGTCCGGCGGGGCGCTCGGTCTCGTGCCGCTGTGGATGCTGATCCTGCCGGTCTTCGCCGGCGCCGGCGTCGCCTGGCAACAGGCCACGAACGGTCGCCTGCGCGCCCGGGTGGGCACGCCGCTGACGGCGACGTTCGTGAACTTCGCCGGGGGATCGGTCATCCTCGTGATCGCCGCGCTGATCCACGTCGCGATCGTGGGCGCGCCCGACGCGTTCCCGACCGAGCCGTGGGTCTACCTCGGCGGGGCGATCGGGGTGGTCTACATCTTCCTGTCGGCGGCGCTCGTCGCCCATACGGGAGTGCTGCTGCTGGCGCTCGGAACGGTCGTCGGTCAACTCGTCACGGCGCTGGTGCTCGACCTGGCCTGGCCGACTCCTGCGACGCCGGCCCTGGGCCTGCAGGTCACGATGGTCGCCGTCGCGCTGCTGTCGGTGATCGTCGCCTCGGTGCGGTGGCGCAGACCGGGCCGGACGGATCGGCCGCGCTGA
- a CDS encoding cold-shock protein: protein MTQGTVKWFNAEKGFGFITVADGQDVFVHYSNIDMSGFRVLEEGQTVEFTVGSGQKGPQAEAVRVV, encoded by the coding sequence ATGACCCAGGGCACCGTCAAGTGGTTCAACGCCGAGAAGGGCTTCGGTTTCATCACCGTGGCCGACGGCCAGGACGTCTTCGTCCACTACTCCAACATCGATATGAGCGGCTTCCGTGTCCTCGAAGAGGGCCAGACGGTCGAGTTCACCGTCGGCAGCGGGCAGAAGGGCCCGCAGGCCGAGGCCGTCCGCGTCGTCTGA